The genomic window GCGTCGTCGTGCTCGCGATCGGCGCAGCGATCGTGGCGATACCGCTCCTCTGAGCGGGCGGCATTTTTCAGGCGCCGACGCGTCCACACGGCCATGCACCAGCGCCTCCGCGCCGGCGCCGCCGTCTACAACGCCGGCGAGTACCACGCCGCCCACGACGCCTGGGAGGAGCGCTGGCTGGACCTCCAGGACGGTACCGACGACGAGCGCCTGCTCCACGGCCTGATCCAGTACACCGCCGCGGTCCACCACGCGACGAACCGGAACTGGGCTGGCGCCGTCGGCCTCGCGGAGAGCGCACTGGACTACCTCGCCGAACTCCCCGCGGACTATCGCGGCGTCGACCTCGTCCGAGCGCGGGAGTACCTCGACCTGCTCGCCGCCGATCCCGAGCGCATCGAGCGCGCGCCGGCCTGGCCGCTGGCGATCGACGGCGCGGTGATTTCGGTCGGGGAGCTGTCGGCGACTGAACTGGGGATCGCTGCTGCGACGGTGGCCGAGGACGACGAACTCGACGAATCAGTGTGCGAGCGAGCGGCCGAGCGCGTCGCGGACGGCACGACCGAAAACGAGGGGCGGCTGAAGGCGCTGCTGGAAGATTTCGTCACGTCGGCGGAGTCACGGGGGATCGTCCACCAGCGGCTGCGCGGGCACGTCGAACGGGAGGAAGCGCGCGATCGGGACGTCGAGGGGCTGTTCGAGTAACCCGAGCGCAGTTTTATCAAACGGTGCACCGTCTCTCTCGAAAATGGATCCCTCGATCTCGCTCGTCACCCTCGGCGTCGACGACCTCGAAGAATCGATCCGGTTCTACCGGGACGGACTCGGACTCCCGCTACAGGATCGCGAAGCCGACAGTGACGTCGCCTTCTTCACGCTCGAAGGAACCTGGCTCTCGCTGTATCCGCGGGAACTACTCGCGGAAGACGCAACCGTTCC from Salinarchaeum sp. Harcht-Bsk1 includes these protein-coding regions:
- a CDS encoding DUF309 domain-containing protein; translated protein: MHQRLRAGAAVYNAGEYHAAHDAWEERWLDLQDGTDDERLLHGLIQYTAAVHHATNRNWAGAVGLAESALDYLAELPADYRGVDLVRAREYLDLLAADPERIERAPAWPLAIDGAVISVGELSATELGIAAATVAEDDELDESVCERAAERVADGTTENEGRLKALLEDFVTSAESRGIVHQRLRGHVEREEARDRDVEGLFE